From Scophthalmus maximus strain ysfricsl-2021 chromosome 14, ASM2237912v1, whole genome shotgun sequence, one genomic window encodes:
- the LOC118282889 gene encoding ATP-dependent RNA helicase DDX3X isoform X7 has protein sequence MSHVVIDNPHGLDQQLAALDLNSADGQGGGTGRRYIPPHLRNKDAPKDSPGWDGGRNNGFVNGYHDNRSNGGYGGRGPPRNDRGGRGAYRGNRGGGSFTQPLQSAAFGNFDQKDGNYGGAPRDASYNSFGGRTDRSKSTFFNDRGTSSRGRYERGGYSGGGSNRWGEDSREEDWSKPTAPNERLENELFSSGNTGINFEKYDDIPVEATGSNCPPHIESFHDVEMGEIVMGNINLTSYTRPTPVQKYAIPIIKSKRDLMACAQTGSGKTAAFLLPVLSQIYTDGPGEALQASKSNGQENGRYGRRKQYPLSLVLAPTRELALQIYDEARKFAYRSRVRPCVVYGGADIGQQIRELERGCHLLVATPGRLVDMMERGKIGLDYCNYLILDEADRMLDMGFEPQIRRIVEQDTMPPKGVRQTMMFSATFPKEIQILARDFLDDYIFLAVGRVGSTSENITQKVVWVEDTDKRSFLLDLLNATGKESLTLVFVETKKGADALEDFLYREGYACTSIHGDRSQRDREEALHQFRSGRCPILVATAVAARGLDISNVKHVINFDLPSDIEEYVHRIGRTGRVGNLGLATSFFNDKNSNITKDLLDILVEAKQEVPSWLESLAYEHQHKSTTRGRSKRFSGGFGARDYRQTPGGSANFGGGSANFGGGSRGGRSTGGRGFGGGGFGGGGNNFYSNDGYGGNYNHSGSVDWWGN, from the exons CTTGCTGCCCTAGACTTGAACTCTGCTGACGGACAGGGCGGAGGAACTGGCA GACGTTACATTCCACCTCACCTGAGGAACAAAGATGCTCCCAAAG ATTCGCCCGGATGGGACGGTGGCCGCAACAACGGATTTGTGAATGGTTACCACGACAACCGCAGTAATGGGGGATACGGAGGGCGCGGACCACCTCGCAATGATAGAGGTGGGCGTGGCGCCTACCGTGGTAACAGGGGCGGAGGCTCGTTTACTCAACCATTGCAGAGTGCAG CGTTCGGCAACTTTGACCAGAAAGACGGCAACTATGGCGGAGCTCCCAGAGATGCCTCCTACAACAGCTTCGGAGGGAGAACAGACCGGTCTAAGTCGACCTTCTTCAACGACCGCGGGACGAGCTCCAGAGGACG tTATGAGCGTGGAGGCTATTCAGGCGGTGGAAGCAACCGTTGGGGGGAGGACTCCAGGGAGGAAGACTGGTCCAAGCCCACCGCTCCCAACGAGCGTCTGGAAAA tgAGCTTTTCTCCAGTGGCAACACCGGAATAAACTTTGAGAAGTACGATGATATTCCCGTGGAGGCCACCGGCTCCAACTGCCCACCCCACATCGAGAGT TTCCACGATGTGGAGATGGGGGAGATCGTCATGGGCAACATCAACCTGACGAGCTACACTCGCCCCACCCCGGTGCAGAAGTACGCCATCCCCATCATCAAGTCCAAGAGAGACCTGATGGCCTGTGCCCAGACCG GCTCTGGTAAGACGGCTGCCTTCCTGCTGCCGGTGCTGAGTCAGATCTATACCGACGGCCCTGGAGAAGCTCTGCAGGCCAGCAAGAGCAACGGACAG GAGAACGGACGATACGGCCGTCGTAAGCAGTACCCGCTGTCCCTCGTCCTGGCCCCTACCAGAGAACTGGCCCTGCAGATCTATGATGAGGCGCGGAAG TTTGCGTATCGCTCTCGTGTTCGCCCCTGTGTGGTTTACGGAGGAGCCGACATCGGTCAGCAGATCAGGGAGTTGGAGAGAGGCTGTCACCTGCTCGTGGCCACGCCCGGACGTCTGGTGGACATGATGGAGCGCGGCAAGATCGGACTGGACTACTGCAA CTACTTGATCCTGGACGAGGCCGACCGCATGTTGGACATGGGCTTCGAGCCACAGATCAGACGCATCGTGGAGCAGGACACGATGCCTCCCAAAGGCGTCCGTCAGACCATGATGTTCAGTGCCACCTTCCCCAAGGAGATCCAG ATCCTGGCTCGGGACTTCCTGGATGACTACATTTTCCTGGCGGTGGGTCGCGTGGGTTCCACTTCAGAGAACATCACCCAGAAGGTGGTGTGGGTAGAGGACACAGACAAGAGGTCGTTCCTCCTCGACCTGCTTAACGCCACAG GTAAAGAATCGTTGACTCTGGTGTTCGTGGAGACCAAGAAGGGAGCCGACGCCCTGGAGGACTTCCTGTACCGCGAGGGCTACGCCTGCACCAGCATCCATGGGGACCGATCCCAGAGGGACCGAGAGGAGGCGCTGCACCAGTTCCGCTCGGGACGCTGCCCCATCTTAGTGGCTACCGCC GTGGCTGCTCGAGGTCTGGACATCAGCAACGTGAAGCACGTCATTAACTTTGATCTGCCCAGCGACATCGAGGAGTACGTTCACCGTATCGGCCGTACGGGACGTGTGGGAAACCTTG GTCTGGCCACGTCGTTCTTTAAcgacaaaaacagcaacataacCAAAGACTTGCTGGACATCTTGGTGGAGGCCAAGCAGGAGGTTCCCTCCTGGCTGGAGAGTCTCGCCTACGAGCACCAGCACAAGAGCACCACCCGCGGCCGCTCCAAGAG gTTCTCCGGCGGGTTCGGAGCGAGGGATTACCGTCAGACGCCCGGCGGCTCTGCCAACTTCGGCGGCGGCTCTGCCAACTTCGGCGGCGGCAGCCGCGGAGGACGGAGCACCGGAGGCCGTGGTTtcggaggag GCGGCTTCGGTGGAGGCGGCAACAACTTCTACAGCAACGACGGCTACGGGGGCAACTACAACCACTCCGGCAGCGTGGACTGGTGGGGCAACTAG
- the LOC118282889 gene encoding ATP-dependent RNA helicase DDX3X isoform X8: MSHVVIDNPHGLDQQLAALDLNSADGQGGGTGRRYIPPHLRNKDAPKDSPGWDGGRNNGFVNGYHDNRSNGGYGGRGPPRNDRAFGNFDQKDGNYGGAPRDASYNSFGGRTDRSKSTFFNDRGTSSRGRYERGGYSGGGSNRWGEDSREEDWSKPTAPNERLENELFSSGNTGINFEKYDDIPVEATGSNCPPHIESFHDVEMGEIVMGNINLTSYTRPTPVQKYAIPIIKSKRDLMACAQTGSGKTAAFLLPVLSQIYTDGPGEALQASKSNGQENGRYGRRKQYPLSLVLAPTRELALQIYDEARKFAYRSRVRPCVVYGGADIGQQIRELERGCHLLVATPGRLVDMMERGKIGLDYCNYLILDEADRMLDMGFEPQIRRIVEQDTMPPKGVRQTMMFSATFPKEIQILARDFLDDYIFLAVGRVGSTSENITQKVVWVEDTDKRSFLLDLLNATVIPSEVQESVTEAPEKPGKESLTLVFVETKKGADALEDFLYREGYACTSIHGDRSQRDREEALHQFRSGRCPILVATAVAARGLDISNVKHVINFDLPSDIEEYVHRIGRTGRVGNLGLATSFFNDKNSNITKDLLDILVEAKQEVPSWLESLAYEHQHKSTTRGRSKRFSGGFGARDYRQTPGGSANFGGGSANFGGGSRGGRSTGGRGFGGGGFGGGGNNFYSNDGYGGNYNHSGSVDWWGN; encoded by the exons CTTGCTGCCCTAGACTTGAACTCTGCTGACGGACAGGGCGGAGGAACTGGCA GACGTTACATTCCACCTCACCTGAGGAACAAAGATGCTCCCAAAG ATTCGCCCGGATGGGACGGTGGCCGCAACAACGGATTTGTGAATGGTTACCACGACAACCGCAGTAATGGGGGATACGGAGGGCGCGGACCACCTCGCAATGATAGAG CGTTCGGCAACTTTGACCAGAAAGACGGCAACTATGGCGGAGCTCCCAGAGATGCCTCCTACAACAGCTTCGGAGGGAGAACAGACCGGTCTAAGTCGACCTTCTTCAACGACCGCGGGACGAGCTCCAGAGGACG tTATGAGCGTGGAGGCTATTCAGGCGGTGGAAGCAACCGTTGGGGGGAGGACTCCAGGGAGGAAGACTGGTCCAAGCCCACCGCTCCCAACGAGCGTCTGGAAAA tgAGCTTTTCTCCAGTGGCAACACCGGAATAAACTTTGAGAAGTACGATGATATTCCCGTGGAGGCCACCGGCTCCAACTGCCCACCCCACATCGAGAGT TTCCACGATGTGGAGATGGGGGAGATCGTCATGGGCAACATCAACCTGACGAGCTACACTCGCCCCACCCCGGTGCAGAAGTACGCCATCCCCATCATCAAGTCCAAGAGAGACCTGATGGCCTGTGCCCAGACCG GCTCTGGTAAGACGGCTGCCTTCCTGCTGCCGGTGCTGAGTCAGATCTATACCGACGGCCCTGGAGAAGCTCTGCAGGCCAGCAAGAGCAACGGACAG GAGAACGGACGATACGGCCGTCGTAAGCAGTACCCGCTGTCCCTCGTCCTGGCCCCTACCAGAGAACTGGCCCTGCAGATCTATGATGAGGCGCGGAAG TTTGCGTATCGCTCTCGTGTTCGCCCCTGTGTGGTTTACGGAGGAGCCGACATCGGTCAGCAGATCAGGGAGTTGGAGAGAGGCTGTCACCTGCTCGTGGCCACGCCCGGACGTCTGGTGGACATGATGGAGCGCGGCAAGATCGGACTGGACTACTGCAA CTACTTGATCCTGGACGAGGCCGACCGCATGTTGGACATGGGCTTCGAGCCACAGATCAGACGCATCGTGGAGCAGGACACGATGCCTCCCAAAGGCGTCCGTCAGACCATGATGTTCAGTGCCACCTTCCCCAAGGAGATCCAG ATCCTGGCTCGGGACTTCCTGGATGACTACATTTTCCTGGCGGTGGGTCGCGTGGGTTCCACTTCAGAGAACATCACCCAGAAGGTGGTGTGGGTAGAGGACACAGACAAGAGGTCGTTCCTCCTCGACCTGCTTAACGCCACAG TTATTCCCAGTGAGGTTCAGGAAAGTGTGACAGAAGCTCCAGAGAAACCGG GTAAAGAATCGTTGACTCTGGTGTTCGTGGAGACCAAGAAGGGAGCCGACGCCCTGGAGGACTTCCTGTACCGCGAGGGCTACGCCTGCACCAGCATCCATGGGGACCGATCCCAGAGGGACCGAGAGGAGGCGCTGCACCAGTTCCGCTCGGGACGCTGCCCCATCTTAGTGGCTACCGCC GTGGCTGCTCGAGGTCTGGACATCAGCAACGTGAAGCACGTCATTAACTTTGATCTGCCCAGCGACATCGAGGAGTACGTTCACCGTATCGGCCGTACGGGACGTGTGGGAAACCTTG GTCTGGCCACGTCGTTCTTTAAcgacaaaaacagcaacataacCAAAGACTTGCTGGACATCTTGGTGGAGGCCAAGCAGGAGGTTCCCTCCTGGCTGGAGAGTCTCGCCTACGAGCACCAGCACAAGAGCACCACCCGCGGCCGCTCCAAGAG gTTCTCCGGCGGGTTCGGAGCGAGGGATTACCGTCAGACGCCCGGCGGCTCTGCCAACTTCGGCGGCGGCTCTGCCAACTTCGGCGGCGGCAGCCGCGGAGGACGGAGCACCGGAGGCCGTGGTTtcggaggag GCGGCTTCGGTGGAGGCGGCAACAACTTCTACAGCAACGACGGCTACGGGGGCAACTACAACCACTCCGGCAGCGTGGACTGGTGGGGCAACTAG
- the LOC118282889 gene encoding ATP-dependent RNA helicase DDX3X isoform X3 has product MSHVVIDNPHGLDQQLAALDLNSADGQGGGTGRRYIPPHLRNKDAPKAHISPAIFQVPSKQWPQPWQAESQHRNNCTSGWEDCTIGYPRLASQELALYHAYSGGWPTQCDSPGWDGGRNNGFVNGYHDNRSNGGYGGRGPPRNDRGGRGAYRGNRGGGSFTQPLQSAAFGNFDQKDGNYGGAPRDASYNSFGGRTDRSKSTFFNDRGTSSRGRYERGGYSGGGSNRWGEDSREEDWSKPTAPNERLENELFSSGNTGINFEKYDDIPVEATGSNCPPHIESFHDVEMGEIVMGNINLTSYTRPTPVQKYAIPIIKSKRDLMACAQTGSGKTAAFLLPVLSQIYTDGPGEALQASKSNGQENGRYGRRKQYPLSLVLAPTRELALQIYDEARKFAYRSRVRPCVVYGGADIGQQIRELERGCHLLVATPGRLVDMMERGKIGLDYCNYLILDEADRMLDMGFEPQIRRIVEQDTMPPKGVRQTMMFSATFPKEIQILARDFLDDYIFLAVGRVGSTSENITQKVVWVEDTDKRSFLLDLLNATGKESLTLVFVETKKGADALEDFLYREGYACTSIHGDRSQRDREEALHQFRSGRCPILVATAVAARGLDISNVKHVINFDLPSDIEEYVHRIGRTGRVGNLGLATSFFNDKNSNITKDLLDILVEAKQEVPSWLESLAYEHQHKSTTRGRSKRFSGGFGARDYRQTPGGSANFGGGSANFGGGSRGGRSTGGRGFGGGGFGGGGNNFYSNDGYGGNYNHSGSVDWWGN; this is encoded by the exons CTTGCTGCCCTAGACTTGAACTCTGCTGACGGACAGGGCGGAGGAACTGGCA GACGTTACATTCCACCTCACCTGAGGAACAAAGATGCTCCCAAAG CCCACATTTCACCTGCAATTTTCCAAGTTCCGTCTAAGCAGTGGCCGCAGCCCTGGCAGGCAGAGAGTCAGCACAGAAATAACTGTACCTCAGGATGGGAGGACTGTACCATCG GTTACCCAAGACTGGCCTCTCAGGAGCTTGCCCTTTACCATGCCTACAGTGGGGGGTGGCCAACCCAATGTG ATTCGCCCGGATGGGACGGTGGCCGCAACAACGGATTTGTGAATGGTTACCACGACAACCGCAGTAATGGGGGATACGGAGGGCGCGGACCACCTCGCAATGATAGAGGTGGGCGTGGCGCCTACCGTGGTAACAGGGGCGGAGGCTCGTTTACTCAACCATTGCAGAGTGCAG CGTTCGGCAACTTTGACCAGAAAGACGGCAACTATGGCGGAGCTCCCAGAGATGCCTCCTACAACAGCTTCGGAGGGAGAACAGACCGGTCTAAGTCGACCTTCTTCAACGACCGCGGGACGAGCTCCAGAGGACG tTATGAGCGTGGAGGCTATTCAGGCGGTGGAAGCAACCGTTGGGGGGAGGACTCCAGGGAGGAAGACTGGTCCAAGCCCACCGCTCCCAACGAGCGTCTGGAAAA tgAGCTTTTCTCCAGTGGCAACACCGGAATAAACTTTGAGAAGTACGATGATATTCCCGTGGAGGCCACCGGCTCCAACTGCCCACCCCACATCGAGAGT TTCCACGATGTGGAGATGGGGGAGATCGTCATGGGCAACATCAACCTGACGAGCTACACTCGCCCCACCCCGGTGCAGAAGTACGCCATCCCCATCATCAAGTCCAAGAGAGACCTGATGGCCTGTGCCCAGACCG GCTCTGGTAAGACGGCTGCCTTCCTGCTGCCGGTGCTGAGTCAGATCTATACCGACGGCCCTGGAGAAGCTCTGCAGGCCAGCAAGAGCAACGGACAG GAGAACGGACGATACGGCCGTCGTAAGCAGTACCCGCTGTCCCTCGTCCTGGCCCCTACCAGAGAACTGGCCCTGCAGATCTATGATGAGGCGCGGAAG TTTGCGTATCGCTCTCGTGTTCGCCCCTGTGTGGTTTACGGAGGAGCCGACATCGGTCAGCAGATCAGGGAGTTGGAGAGAGGCTGTCACCTGCTCGTGGCCACGCCCGGACGTCTGGTGGACATGATGGAGCGCGGCAAGATCGGACTGGACTACTGCAA CTACTTGATCCTGGACGAGGCCGACCGCATGTTGGACATGGGCTTCGAGCCACAGATCAGACGCATCGTGGAGCAGGACACGATGCCTCCCAAAGGCGTCCGTCAGACCATGATGTTCAGTGCCACCTTCCCCAAGGAGATCCAG ATCCTGGCTCGGGACTTCCTGGATGACTACATTTTCCTGGCGGTGGGTCGCGTGGGTTCCACTTCAGAGAACATCACCCAGAAGGTGGTGTGGGTAGAGGACACAGACAAGAGGTCGTTCCTCCTCGACCTGCTTAACGCCACAG GTAAAGAATCGTTGACTCTGGTGTTCGTGGAGACCAAGAAGGGAGCCGACGCCCTGGAGGACTTCCTGTACCGCGAGGGCTACGCCTGCACCAGCATCCATGGGGACCGATCCCAGAGGGACCGAGAGGAGGCGCTGCACCAGTTCCGCTCGGGACGCTGCCCCATCTTAGTGGCTACCGCC GTGGCTGCTCGAGGTCTGGACATCAGCAACGTGAAGCACGTCATTAACTTTGATCTGCCCAGCGACATCGAGGAGTACGTTCACCGTATCGGCCGTACGGGACGTGTGGGAAACCTTG GTCTGGCCACGTCGTTCTTTAAcgacaaaaacagcaacataacCAAAGACTTGCTGGACATCTTGGTGGAGGCCAAGCAGGAGGTTCCCTCCTGGCTGGAGAGTCTCGCCTACGAGCACCAGCACAAGAGCACCACCCGCGGCCGCTCCAAGAG gTTCTCCGGCGGGTTCGGAGCGAGGGATTACCGTCAGACGCCCGGCGGCTCTGCCAACTTCGGCGGCGGCTCTGCCAACTTCGGCGGCGGCAGCCGCGGAGGACGGAGCACCGGAGGCCGTGGTTtcggaggag GCGGCTTCGGTGGAGGCGGCAACAACTTCTACAGCAACGACGGCTACGGGGGCAACTACAACCACTCCGGCAGCGTGGACTGGTGGGGCAACTAG
- the LOC118282889 gene encoding ATP-dependent RNA helicase DDX3X isoform X4, giving the protein MSHVVIDNPHGLDQQLAALDLNSADGQGGGTGRRYIPPHLRNKDAPKAHISPAIFQVPSKQWPQPWQAESQHRNNCTSGWEDCTIGYPRLASQELALYHAYSGGWPTQCDSPGWDGGRNNGFVNGYHDNRSNGGYGGRGPPRNDRAFGNFDQKDGNYGGAPRDASYNSFGGRTDRSKSTFFNDRGTSSRGRYERGGYSGGGSNRWGEDSREEDWSKPTAPNERLENELFSSGNTGINFEKYDDIPVEATGSNCPPHIESFHDVEMGEIVMGNINLTSYTRPTPVQKYAIPIIKSKRDLMACAQTGSGKTAAFLLPVLSQIYTDGPGEALQASKSNGQENGRYGRRKQYPLSLVLAPTRELALQIYDEARKFAYRSRVRPCVVYGGADIGQQIRELERGCHLLVATPGRLVDMMERGKIGLDYCNYLILDEADRMLDMGFEPQIRRIVEQDTMPPKGVRQTMMFSATFPKEIQILARDFLDDYIFLAVGRVGSTSENITQKVVWVEDTDKRSFLLDLLNATVIPSEVQESVTEAPEKPGKESLTLVFVETKKGADALEDFLYREGYACTSIHGDRSQRDREEALHQFRSGRCPILVATAVAARGLDISNVKHVINFDLPSDIEEYVHRIGRTGRVGNLGLATSFFNDKNSNITKDLLDILVEAKQEVPSWLESLAYEHQHKSTTRGRSKRFSGGFGARDYRQTPGGSANFGGGSANFGGGSRGGRSTGGRGFGGGGFGGGGNNFYSNDGYGGNYNHSGSVDWWGN; this is encoded by the exons CTTGCTGCCCTAGACTTGAACTCTGCTGACGGACAGGGCGGAGGAACTGGCA GACGTTACATTCCACCTCACCTGAGGAACAAAGATGCTCCCAAAG CCCACATTTCACCTGCAATTTTCCAAGTTCCGTCTAAGCAGTGGCCGCAGCCCTGGCAGGCAGAGAGTCAGCACAGAAATAACTGTACCTCAGGATGGGAGGACTGTACCATCG GTTACCCAAGACTGGCCTCTCAGGAGCTTGCCCTTTACCATGCCTACAGTGGGGGGTGGCCAACCCAATGTG ATTCGCCCGGATGGGACGGTGGCCGCAACAACGGATTTGTGAATGGTTACCACGACAACCGCAGTAATGGGGGATACGGAGGGCGCGGACCACCTCGCAATGATAGAG CGTTCGGCAACTTTGACCAGAAAGACGGCAACTATGGCGGAGCTCCCAGAGATGCCTCCTACAACAGCTTCGGAGGGAGAACAGACCGGTCTAAGTCGACCTTCTTCAACGACCGCGGGACGAGCTCCAGAGGACG tTATGAGCGTGGAGGCTATTCAGGCGGTGGAAGCAACCGTTGGGGGGAGGACTCCAGGGAGGAAGACTGGTCCAAGCCCACCGCTCCCAACGAGCGTCTGGAAAA tgAGCTTTTCTCCAGTGGCAACACCGGAATAAACTTTGAGAAGTACGATGATATTCCCGTGGAGGCCACCGGCTCCAACTGCCCACCCCACATCGAGAGT TTCCACGATGTGGAGATGGGGGAGATCGTCATGGGCAACATCAACCTGACGAGCTACACTCGCCCCACCCCGGTGCAGAAGTACGCCATCCCCATCATCAAGTCCAAGAGAGACCTGATGGCCTGTGCCCAGACCG GCTCTGGTAAGACGGCTGCCTTCCTGCTGCCGGTGCTGAGTCAGATCTATACCGACGGCCCTGGAGAAGCTCTGCAGGCCAGCAAGAGCAACGGACAG GAGAACGGACGATACGGCCGTCGTAAGCAGTACCCGCTGTCCCTCGTCCTGGCCCCTACCAGAGAACTGGCCCTGCAGATCTATGATGAGGCGCGGAAG TTTGCGTATCGCTCTCGTGTTCGCCCCTGTGTGGTTTACGGAGGAGCCGACATCGGTCAGCAGATCAGGGAGTTGGAGAGAGGCTGTCACCTGCTCGTGGCCACGCCCGGACGTCTGGTGGACATGATGGAGCGCGGCAAGATCGGACTGGACTACTGCAA CTACTTGATCCTGGACGAGGCCGACCGCATGTTGGACATGGGCTTCGAGCCACAGATCAGACGCATCGTGGAGCAGGACACGATGCCTCCCAAAGGCGTCCGTCAGACCATGATGTTCAGTGCCACCTTCCCCAAGGAGATCCAG ATCCTGGCTCGGGACTTCCTGGATGACTACATTTTCCTGGCGGTGGGTCGCGTGGGTTCCACTTCAGAGAACATCACCCAGAAGGTGGTGTGGGTAGAGGACACAGACAAGAGGTCGTTCCTCCTCGACCTGCTTAACGCCACAG TTATTCCCAGTGAGGTTCAGGAAAGTGTGACAGAAGCTCCAGAGAAACCGG GTAAAGAATCGTTGACTCTGGTGTTCGTGGAGACCAAGAAGGGAGCCGACGCCCTGGAGGACTTCCTGTACCGCGAGGGCTACGCCTGCACCAGCATCCATGGGGACCGATCCCAGAGGGACCGAGAGGAGGCGCTGCACCAGTTCCGCTCGGGACGCTGCCCCATCTTAGTGGCTACCGCC GTGGCTGCTCGAGGTCTGGACATCAGCAACGTGAAGCACGTCATTAACTTTGATCTGCCCAGCGACATCGAGGAGTACGTTCACCGTATCGGCCGTACGGGACGTGTGGGAAACCTTG GTCTGGCCACGTCGTTCTTTAAcgacaaaaacagcaacataacCAAAGACTTGCTGGACATCTTGGTGGAGGCCAAGCAGGAGGTTCCCTCCTGGCTGGAGAGTCTCGCCTACGAGCACCAGCACAAGAGCACCACCCGCGGCCGCTCCAAGAG gTTCTCCGGCGGGTTCGGAGCGAGGGATTACCGTCAGACGCCCGGCGGCTCTGCCAACTTCGGCGGCGGCTCTGCCAACTTCGGCGGCGGCAGCCGCGGAGGACGGAGCACCGGAGGCCGTGGTTtcggaggag GCGGCTTCGGTGGAGGCGGCAACAACTTCTACAGCAACGACGGCTACGGGGGCAACTACAACCACTCCGGCAGCGTGGACTGGTGGGGCAACTAG
- the LOC118282889 gene encoding ATP-dependent RNA helicase DDX3X isoform X5: MSHVVIDNPHGLDQQLAALDLNSADGQGGGTGRRYIPPHLRNKDAPKDSPGWDGGRNNGFVNGYHDNRSNGGYGGRGPPRNDRGGRGAYRGNRGGGSFTQPLQSAAFGNFDQKDGNYGGAPRDASYNSFGGRTDRSKSTFFNDRGTSSRGRYERGGYSGGGSNRWGEDSREEDWSKPTAPNERLENELFSSGNTGINFEKYDDIPVEATGSNCPPHIESFHDVEMGEIVMGNINLTSYTRPTPVQKYAIPIIKSKRDLMACAQTGSGKTAAFLLPVLSQIYTDGPGEALQASKSNGQENGRYGRRKQYPLSLVLAPTRELALQIYDEARKFAYRSRVRPCVVYGGADIGQQIRELERGCHLLVATPGRLVDMMERGKIGLDYCNYLILDEADRMLDMGFEPQIRRIVEQDTMPPKGVRQTMMFSATFPKEIQILARDFLDDYIFLAVGRVGSTSENITQKVVWVEDTDKRSFLLDLLNATVIPSEVQESVTEAPEKPGKESLTLVFVETKKGADALEDFLYREGYACTSIHGDRSQRDREEALHQFRSGRCPILVATAVAARGLDISNVKHVINFDLPSDIEEYVHRIGRTGRVGNLGLATSFFNDKNSNITKDLLDILVEAKQEVPSWLESLAYEHQHKSTTRGRSKRFSGGFGARDYRQTPGGSANFGGGSANFGGGSRGGRSTGGRGFGGGGFGGGGNNFYSNDGYGGNYNHSGSVDWWGN; the protein is encoded by the exons CTTGCTGCCCTAGACTTGAACTCTGCTGACGGACAGGGCGGAGGAACTGGCA GACGTTACATTCCACCTCACCTGAGGAACAAAGATGCTCCCAAAG ATTCGCCCGGATGGGACGGTGGCCGCAACAACGGATTTGTGAATGGTTACCACGACAACCGCAGTAATGGGGGATACGGAGGGCGCGGACCACCTCGCAATGATAGAGGTGGGCGTGGCGCCTACCGTGGTAACAGGGGCGGAGGCTCGTTTACTCAACCATTGCAGAGTGCAG CGTTCGGCAACTTTGACCAGAAAGACGGCAACTATGGCGGAGCTCCCAGAGATGCCTCCTACAACAGCTTCGGAGGGAGAACAGACCGGTCTAAGTCGACCTTCTTCAACGACCGCGGGACGAGCTCCAGAGGACG tTATGAGCGTGGAGGCTATTCAGGCGGTGGAAGCAACCGTTGGGGGGAGGACTCCAGGGAGGAAGACTGGTCCAAGCCCACCGCTCCCAACGAGCGTCTGGAAAA tgAGCTTTTCTCCAGTGGCAACACCGGAATAAACTTTGAGAAGTACGATGATATTCCCGTGGAGGCCACCGGCTCCAACTGCCCACCCCACATCGAGAGT TTCCACGATGTGGAGATGGGGGAGATCGTCATGGGCAACATCAACCTGACGAGCTACACTCGCCCCACCCCGGTGCAGAAGTACGCCATCCCCATCATCAAGTCCAAGAGAGACCTGATGGCCTGTGCCCAGACCG GCTCTGGTAAGACGGCTGCCTTCCTGCTGCCGGTGCTGAGTCAGATCTATACCGACGGCCCTGGAGAAGCTCTGCAGGCCAGCAAGAGCAACGGACAG GAGAACGGACGATACGGCCGTCGTAAGCAGTACCCGCTGTCCCTCGTCCTGGCCCCTACCAGAGAACTGGCCCTGCAGATCTATGATGAGGCGCGGAAG TTTGCGTATCGCTCTCGTGTTCGCCCCTGTGTGGTTTACGGAGGAGCCGACATCGGTCAGCAGATCAGGGAGTTGGAGAGAGGCTGTCACCTGCTCGTGGCCACGCCCGGACGTCTGGTGGACATGATGGAGCGCGGCAAGATCGGACTGGACTACTGCAA CTACTTGATCCTGGACGAGGCCGACCGCATGTTGGACATGGGCTTCGAGCCACAGATCAGACGCATCGTGGAGCAGGACACGATGCCTCCCAAAGGCGTCCGTCAGACCATGATGTTCAGTGCCACCTTCCCCAAGGAGATCCAG ATCCTGGCTCGGGACTTCCTGGATGACTACATTTTCCTGGCGGTGGGTCGCGTGGGTTCCACTTCAGAGAACATCACCCAGAAGGTGGTGTGGGTAGAGGACACAGACAAGAGGTCGTTCCTCCTCGACCTGCTTAACGCCACAG TTATTCCCAGTGAGGTTCAGGAAAGTGTGACAGAAGCTCCAGAGAAACCGG GTAAAGAATCGTTGACTCTGGTGTTCGTGGAGACCAAGAAGGGAGCCGACGCCCTGGAGGACTTCCTGTACCGCGAGGGCTACGCCTGCACCAGCATCCATGGGGACCGATCCCAGAGGGACCGAGAGGAGGCGCTGCACCAGTTCCGCTCGGGACGCTGCCCCATCTTAGTGGCTACCGCC GTGGCTGCTCGAGGTCTGGACATCAGCAACGTGAAGCACGTCATTAACTTTGATCTGCCCAGCGACATCGAGGAGTACGTTCACCGTATCGGCCGTACGGGACGTGTGGGAAACCTTG GTCTGGCCACGTCGTTCTTTAAcgacaaaaacagcaacataacCAAAGACTTGCTGGACATCTTGGTGGAGGCCAAGCAGGAGGTTCCCTCCTGGCTGGAGAGTCTCGCCTACGAGCACCAGCACAAGAGCACCACCCGCGGCCGCTCCAAGAG gTTCTCCGGCGGGTTCGGAGCGAGGGATTACCGTCAGACGCCCGGCGGCTCTGCCAACTTCGGCGGCGGCTCTGCCAACTTCGGCGGCGGCAGCCGCGGAGGACGGAGCACCGGAGGCCGTGGTTtcggaggag GCGGCTTCGGTGGAGGCGGCAACAACTTCTACAGCAACGACGGCTACGGGGGCAACTACAACCACTCCGGCAGCGTGGACTGGTGGGGCAACTAG